The Drosophila sechellia strain sech25 chromosome 2R, ASM438219v1, whole genome shotgun sequence nucleotide sequence AAGCGGCCATGGTGGCCAGCTCCGACATGTTCACATAGGTGGGCGGCGTCTGGGGCTGCtgattttgctgctgctgctgctgtgcatGATGCGCTGCGGACAGCTCTGTGTTCGGATGATGTTAGCAAGGACATGCGGGTGGACACGGTTATTAGGGTTATAGTAAGACTGATGGGATTAGCCAAGGGTAAGCGTGCACACAAATACACGGAGACAAGCTGGGCTCTTGCCGGGCATGGCGCACCACCTACCTTTCGTGATATGAGCCGGAATCGGCGAGGGGCACTGGCGCTGCAGCAGGTTATTCCCGCTACCCTGGCGGTGGTTACTCTGGGCCGAAAGGGGTCGCTCCAACGACGAGCAGCGCTGAAATGTGGGTAAAGCCAGTGGTTAGTCACGGTGTAAACCGAAATGTTTTTGGTTTAATGATGAGGCGACTTAAAGGTACTAGTAGTCAGTGGTCTAGCGGGGCGCATGCAGATGAGCGCGCTGTTGGATCTACGATTGGTGGGGCTCTGGCTCTGGAATACTCACCACATGGGCTGGCTTCTATGGCGAGTGTCATGGCCAACAGAACGAGAGAGACAACttaataaaatgtacaaagtcAATAGACGGTTTCCCGCCTATTCGAATAGTCTCCTTCTCTAACATCGACTTACTATTTTTGAAATCTTCGTATCTGATGttcgatttaatttaatttactatatttattttagcGTTCTTTGATTGGCTAATTCCGTTTTCTCTACTTTATGACCAGAGAAAAGCTtaaacaaccaaaaatgtttctCATTTAGTAATGACCAAAGAACAGTCatcaaaacattaaaaaataatcaaaacacCCTCGTAGTTTGATTTTACAACTAATCCATACTTACAACTGGCAAGGGAGGCCGGCTAAGTGAGGCAGCCGGTGATTTCTGAGTGGCCGGAGTGGCTTGTCCGGATAACGGCTGTCCATTAGGGGCTGCGGTTCCGTTGTTCAGGCAGCTGCCCGACTCGTGAATGGTCTCCGGGTTTTGGAACGTGTAGACGGTCAGCGGCGGACGCTGGTGACCCTTTTCGTATGCCGTCGAAATCGTGTGCGGACGGTCAGCGGTCGGTGGCAGGGTGTCGACGCCATCCTGGGAATGTGGGGGCCAGGTGGAGACATTTGCCGTCTGGTTCGTTGCATTCGAAGTCTGCGGGGAATCAGCAAAGCAGTTAGTCAAGGCAGTTAAAGATGACGCGGAGAAGTATTTGTGATTTGGTCAAATTTAACGgaagaaaaagaaatgaaaacctGTGTTGTTAAAGCTGGCGATGAGCAAAAGCCACTATCACTGGATTCACCAGGTTTCAAGCGAATTGCGGGCGTTAcaaactaaaaaacaaaaacgaaacacAAAAGAACATTGATGAAAACCAAGAAATGAGCGGACGCCACAATGCCGAATGCGGGTTTGATGATGACTACGCAACTAGGAAACCCTCTGACATGACGCACCTGCGACAGGGAGCGCGGATAGTGGTGGTGGCCGGGCGAGTTGCTCGAGCCGCTGCTGTTCATACTGCTGATGGAGCAGACGGAGCTCTTTCGGGATCCCAGCGAGTTGGAGCAGCCGCCGCCCTGCGAGCCGGAACCGCCACCCGGGGACTCCGGGTACAGATTAATGCTGGCCTTAGCGTCGTGGATTAGCTCCTCGGAGGCCTGGGGCAGAACACTGGGCTCCTTGGTTACTAGAGCAATCGACTGCATGGCTTCCTGTAAAATTGGAACTATTAATAGTCACTGAGCTGACAATGCATACACCGCTCTACGCACCTGTAGGTGACCCAACTCTGACATGACCTCGCACTCCTCGTGCACCACTGGCTGAAGCATGTGGACGAAGCTGCAGTAGCGCAGACGCTCCTCCACCATGGCCGCCCTCAAGGATTTCTTCTCGACTTCCTCCAGTTCCGCCCGGCGCAGGGTGACATCCTGCATGTGCGAGTCCATCAGGGACTGCAATCCGTCCGTCTGGCCCTTGCGCGCCTTCTTCTGCAGGCGCAGCGTGTCGCTGGAGCGCTTCTTCAGCTCACTGCGACAGCGCTTGTACTCTTTGGCATGGTCTTTGTCGATGGTGGCCACCGTGCGCTTCCAGTCCTCGATCCTCTCCTGCAGCGGCTGCACCAGGCAATCCATGATGGCGCTGGTGAAGGTCTTTAGACGCGTCTCAACCGCCTTGTGGCGGAGGCAAACGCGGGTCAGGGCGGTGCCGATCTCCTTGGAGGCGCCTGCAATCGAAGGAACTCGAATTATCATTTAAGATCAAACTACATTCTTTGATTTTAATCATCCACTGCATTGACCACTTTCCACTTGTTTCGCCTTCGAATGCATAGAACTTGTATGTTTCGTAACCCAAATTTAGTTGCGACTAAATAACAGTACGATCAAGCAAGTAAGCATGCAATATTAAACAGTtgccaaattaaattactGAAGGGGaacatccatccatccatccacgGGCCACGAGGAATTAAGCTGGCAGCGGAAATGTTTAGAGCATGCAGCAACCATCGCACGCCATGGGCTGTCGTTTCAATTTGAAGGCGCAGCAGACAGCATTGCATGCGACACGAATCGGGACTCCATTCCTCCAGTCTTTGGTCCCGACTCCCAAGCCCCAAGTCCCAAGTCCCGTGTGTGCCCATTATGCCATGCCACAGATAGAATCAAAGGCGGATCCGGGACAACTGATCAGGCCAACAGCTACTGCTCCTGCCTCTGCTTCTGCGTCTGCATATCACGAGCAAATGACAGGCGGTCCGATTATCTCGGACTGCCTCCGACTCAAAGAATGACTTTTGCCATCCTCGTTTAATGTGTAATTATCTGCCAAATAGGCAGCCGCTTATGCATTCTCCTTTGACATGCCGGCTCTCAGAGCCACTTGCTCCAAATCCCAAATAATTGAATGGATATGAGCTGAGTGCCCAGAAACACCACCACCTTATCGACCCCTCAAGATGACCGTGTGCCAAGTGCGAATCGAGAATCTACAACCGAGGCTCGAGTTGCGTTCCACCCTCGTTTTGGGCGTCACCATAGGCGAACTGACACTTGTGCCGATGCTTGACCGAACTAAGCCAAGTAACCACTAAAACTAATGAAACCATTTAGCAAGTGCAAACGACCAGGCCAGCAGGCTTCTGGTGCCCAAAAGGGGTGGCTGGCTAGCCAATGGCAGGAATTACGAGGATGTGCACTTAGCACCAGCCACACACCAAAGCCATGGAGTAGCGTTAAGAGTATCAAGTGCACATGGCGGGAGTGGATCAATATATGCTAATAACAAGCTCCGTGTGCGGATGATTGAAGAGTTAAGTCTGCCAATCCAGCAGCAGTGCTAAATCGCAATTCAGAAGCTTAACTGAATAAAGCCGGTTTGCCGCACAAATCTCATCTACGGTTTTATCAATCAACAGCAAATGCGGATAAAGCActtaatttattgttatttcccACTGAAATATGAAGGAAATTAGCCATGGATAATTACTTTTTGCCTCGAATTGAATTATTAAACGGGCATTTACTACATAAATACTTTCTTTTAACTAGCTATTAAAATAACACGTCAGCACGAAAGGCCaaaaattcacaaaaaaatGCTTTTAAATGCGATTGCAAATGTAACATTAAATGTAACAAAgataatattttctttattgcATCTCCTCAAGAGAAATGTTTTAATCGCACGACTGACTAGTATTTATAGATTGCATGCTTATAAATATAACTATTTCATATGCGGAATAGTAATTTAGGTGTTACTTTGTTACCAACACACCCTAAAAGACTATTCCCTAGTTTCAGTCTGTATATCCGCGTTAAGACCTCGCTTGAATTGAGTGAAGATTTCGTATATCAATAAATCCAtgataatttaaaattgtcAGTGTAATGTACATAGCTACACCTTTGAACTCCTCGACTTCCCCGTGTGGCTATTGGTAACGATCACAGCTCTCCCATCTGGTAATTTTCGCACTTCCCGTGCGGACCGAGGTAGGCTGTGAGAATCGGACGTCGGACATTGCATAATCGGGCActcgataaataaatataaatagcaGAACCAGCGAAATGCGTGAGCTCAGACAGAACAGCAACATTGCCAGTCGGACGCAGAGAAGGGGTATTTCAACAACGTAAACACCGAAAGCATGAATGTGTATAAAAATCAGATCGATGACCGCCGCGGACTGCGCGTAGACCCATGAATAATGAGCAGCGGAAAGCTATGATGCAGTACCTGGGCCAGCGGTGGAGGGGAATCCCCTGTACTTTCAGTAGCGGCTGATAGGCGGGCAGCCCAGACGGGTCCACGGTTTGAACTTACCTCTTGAGTTGGTCGCCGCATCGGCTATCTTTTGGAAGGCATCCAAATAGGCGGCGATTGCCTGGATGGCGGCCCTGTAAAGAGAGAGGAGAGCAAATACAACATCATTATTATGGTGGGCCCAGCCAGATAGATTTAATAAAAATCTTCTCCAATTGCCCGTGGGCGACATTTCAATTAGGCGACAGCTAAGAAAAAAACACGGAACATTCACAGAATCTGCGGTATCTGAAGACTTGAATACCCTTTCGGATGAAATAAGCTAGATTAACAAGCGCTCATTGAACTAATTGCACCTGCTCCTCTGATGGAGTATTATACCCACATCTAGGGTATACAAAAGTGGTATCCATCTGGGTGTCTTGATCCGGGCGAATCGGTCAAGATGTGTGTCAAGCGCAGTGGGCAAGCACTCGGAGCGAGTTTTGGCAAGCCCCGTGATTTGAACTCGGACAACAAGATTTGGGGTAGTGATTAATGCAGCCGCAATTCGGCGGCGGCTATATACTTATGCCCAGACATTGCTGCGGGAAAATTTGGGCCAAGTCTGAGCATAAAAAGCACAGagaaaaacaagcaaacaaatgcCCGCCCCACGAGCAGAAATTTAGCAACAGCAGAAAGAGCACAAAAATAATCATAGACACATTATATGTTTTACGACTGAGTGTGAGGAAGTGGAAAGCATAAAGGCAATTGAGGCaaacaaatttgtttatttacacgCAGTTCTCGTTCTAAAGTTTTGCAACTGCGGTCGTTAGTAGGCCGCTGGTGAAATATCATTTTCCAGAATGGAGCAACCGATTCACACCCAAAGTAAACTTACCTCAAACAAGTGTGCAGTTTTCCGGCCTTAGCCACAAAATCCTCCCACAGGGGCGAAGTGTTCTGCAATAGGAAAAGAGAGTAAATTAGTTAAACAAttgtatgaaatatttacGTCAAGAGATAGGGCAAACATCAAGTTAGAACTTAAAAACAAGCTAAAGGTTTCACCGTCATAATTAATCGAAATTCAAACGAAATTGAAGGAATTCAAGAAACCAATTTCTCATTTGTGAAAATGAGAAATTAAATGATCCATTTAAGATTGCTTTTTAAAGTCTCAGGACTGGGAAGAAGAGAGTTTATATACAAAAGTTCAAAGTTCA carries:
- the LOC6607911 gene encoding protein MTSS 2 isoform X27 — encoded protein: MDLSLERDSSALGSLFQQIINDMKNTSPLWEDFVAKAGKLHTCLRAAIQAIAAYLDAFQKIADAATNSRGASKEIGTALTRVCLRHKAVETRLKTFTSAIMDCLVQPLQERIEDWKRTVATIDKDHAKEYKRCRSELKKRSSDTLRLQKKARKGQTDGLQSLMDSHMQDVTLRRAELEEVEKKSLRAAMVEERLRYCSFVHMLQPVVHEECEVMSELGHLQEAMQSIALVTKEPSVLPQASEELIHDAKASINLYPESPGGGSGSQGGGCSNSLGSRKSSVCSISSMNSSGSSNSPGHHHYPRSLSQFVTPAIRLKPGESSDSGFCSSPALTTQTSNATNQTANVSTWPPHSQDGVDTLPPTADRPHTISTAYEKGHQRPPLTVYTFQNPETIHESGSCLNNGTAAPNGQPLSGQATPATQKSPAASLSRPPLPVRCSSLERPLSAQSNHRQGSGNNLLQRQCPSPIPAHITKGGAAGGGSTRIGRRSSINQAKPPPPVRRSSSVTPSPNASVGLQQQQQHATLSQQNLQLSSSSEHLPPPPPFMLDAVPQIPSSALKVSETVRALAAMRHQPASPVSLRRMQQQQQQQQLQQQQVQQQQPLLQSAHNSPLNEDLTVYYDSYLDLHAYAQALASGQQPGGQQMANQQRFTHQQQHQHLHLHQPQPPPVYQVDATFRTSSPAAGGGGGGGIYAQPKLLNSMSSFRTSSPSPNGHAHPLPPTQPKANPNLIAQLNARLSGKQQQQHVEGIYGNQQAPGGESIYMRSGLSMSQPQQQQHYDAGPSHLSRIADGSNQARSHLKA
- the LOC6607911 gene encoding flocculation protein FLO11 isoform X24; translated protein: MDLSLERDSSALGSLFQQIINDMKNTSPLWEDFVAKAGKLHTCLRAAIQAIAAYLDAFQKIADAATNSRGASKEIGTALTRVCLRHKAVETRLKTFTSAIMDCLVQPLQERIEDWKRTVATIDKDHAKEYKRCRSELKKRSSDTLRLQKKARKGQTDGLQSLMDSHMQDVTLRRAELEEVEKKSLRAAMVEERLRYCSFVHMLQPVVHEECEVMSELGHLQEAMQSIALVTKEPSVLPQASEELIHDAKASINLYPESPGGGSGSQGGGCSNSLGSRKSSVCSISSMNSSGSSNSPGHHHYPRSLSQFVTPAIRLKPGESSDSGFCSSPALTTQTSNATNQTANVSTWPPHSQDGVDTLPPTADRPHTISTAYEKGHQRPPLTVYTFQNPETIHESGSCLNNGTAAPNGQPLSGQATPATQKSPAASLSRPPLPVRCSSLERPLSAQSNHRQGSGNNLLQRQCPSPIPAHITKELSAAHHAQQQQQQNQQPQTPPTYVNMSELATMAALKQTNQQQKPPLQQQSSIDSTSSQHSTDSTGSHQLLQQQHHQSQQNHHSATATRSHSISSTASSLHSHPSIDSTVACGSLVGQHNHSTSTNTNTTSPSSGSSTPQNHYSPLLTNSPTSTAAGTPSGSSLGPGSGLGFVYQVSSPTPPSSEVLKITEQAAAGQDQGPANSVADETDERSRASVLQKASMFEKAAAAAAVSPPAPIQIASGSPASGGGTRRSEAEQQEMGGAAGGGSTRIGRRSSINQAKPPPPVRRSSSVTPSPNASVGTFRTSSPAAGGGGGGGIYAQPKLLNSMSSFRTSSPSPNGHAHPLPPTQPKANPNLIAQLNARLSGKQQQQHVEGIYGNQQAPGGESIYMRSGLSMSQPQQQQHYDDYATSTNIEKTGSIRAKTKAEFLENLNAKLAKQGMSGRAFAVRNLINSKALMYQNPQKLSRPSAQYRRPPTYPNNSTTTNDTCEDQC
- the LOC6607911 gene encoding flocculation protein FLO11 isoform X25, producing the protein MDLSLERDSSALGSLFQQIINDMKNTSPLWEDFVAKAGKLHTCLRAAIQAIAAYLDAFQKIADAATNSRGASKEIGTALTRVCLRHKAVETRLKTFTSAIMDCLVQPLQERIEDWKRTVATIDKDHAKEYKRCRSELKKRSSDTLRLQKKARKGQTDGLQSLMDSHMQDVTLRRAELEEVEKKSLRAAMVEERLRYCSFVHMLQPVVHEECEVMSELGHLQEAMQSIALVTKEPSVLPQASEELIHDAKASINLYPESPGGGSGSQGGGCSNSLGSRKSSVCSISSMNSSGSSNSPGHHHYPRSLSQFVTPAIRLKPGESSDSGFCSSPALTTQTSNATNQTANVSTWPPHSQDGVDTLPPTADRPHTISTAYEKGHQRPPLTVYTFQNPETIHESGSCLNNGTAAPNGQPLSGQATPATQKSPAASLSRPPLPVRCSSLERPLSAQSNHRQGSGNNLLQRQCPSPIPAHITKELSAAHHAQQQQQQNQQPQTPPTYVNMSELATMAALKQTNQQQKPPLQQQSSIDSTSSQHSTDSTGSHQLLQQQHHQSQQNHHSATATRSHSISSTASSLHSHPSIDSTVACGSLVGQHNHSTSTNTNTTSPSSGSSTPQNHYSPLLTNSPTSTAAGTPSGSSLGPGSGLGFVYQVSSPTPPSSEVLKITEQAAAGQDQGPANSVADETDERSRASVLQKASMFEKAAAAAAVSPPAPIQIASGSPASGGGTRRSEAEQQEMGGAAGGGSTRIGRRSSINQAKPPPPVRRSSSVTPSPNASVGTFRTSSPAAGGGGGGGIYAQPKLLNSMSSFRTSSPSPNGHAHPLPPTQPKANPNLIAQLNARLSGKQQQQHVEGIYGNQQAPGGESIYMRSGLSMSQPQQQQHYDDYATSTNIEKTGSIRAKTKAEFLENLNAKLAKQGMSGRAFAVRNLINSKALPDPRICHESLMDQIKRGATLKRNQKINDRSAPKIH